In the Chitinophagales bacterium genome, one interval contains:
- a CDS encoding CoA-acylating methylmalonate-semialdehyde dehydrogenase, translating to MKYEPVKNYVGGKFVSGEAEELDVYSPLTGKIISTVTLSSAGQLDAAVQSARKAFPGWSAMPVKERVQVFYRYKTLLEKNMQELSAIVHEENGKTMDEAKAEVEKSIELTEFACSLPQLISGELLEVSRGVECRIEHKPLGVVASIVPFNFPNMVPHWTIPNAIALGNCMILKPSEQVPLSSNRIADLLQEAGLPEGVFNIVNGDRGIVEAICDHPGIEAVSFVGSTKVAKIVYRRATGNLKRCVALGGAKNHLIVMPDAHPEMTASNVTASMSGCAGQRCMAASAMVAVGSVDQIIARICDEARKIVPGKNLGSVISKAAKERIEQYITAAEEAGAVVLVDGRNVKVEGNEDGFYVGPTVIDHVTTDMAIAREEVFGPVLAIIRAGNLEEAIHIENNSDYGNAASVFTQSGGIARQVMERASAGMIGVNVGVPVPREPFSFGGWNESKFGVCDITGKSSIEFWTKLKKTTVKWNPEEKVNWMS from the coding sequence ATGAAATATGAACCTGTAAAAAACTACGTGGGAGGAAAGTTTGTAAGTGGAGAGGCAGAGGAACTTGATGTTTATTCTCCCTTAACAGGGAAAATCATCTCCACTGTGACGCTGTCATCAGCAGGGCAACTGGATGCGGCAGTACAGTCTGCAAGAAAAGCATTTCCGGGATGGAGTGCAATGCCGGTGAAGGAGAGAGTGCAGGTTTTCTACCGCTATAAAACTTTACTGGAAAAGAATATGCAGGAGTTGTCTGCCATCGTACATGAAGAGAACGGGAAAACAATGGATGAGGCAAAGGCGGAAGTGGAAAAAAGTATTGAGTTAACGGAATTCGCCTGCTCGTTACCGCAGCTGATTAGCGGAGAATTGCTGGAAGTAAGCAGGGGTGTGGAGTGTAGAATTGAACATAAGCCACTCGGAGTGGTGGCATCCATTGTGCCATTCAATTTTCCCAATATGGTGCCACACTGGACGATCCCCAATGCCATTGCACTGGGAAATTGCATGATTCTGAAACCATCAGAACAAGTACCGCTTTCATCCAACAGGATCGCAGACTTGTTACAGGAAGCCGGTTTGCCCGAAGGTGTTTTTAATATAGTGAATGGTGACCGCGGCATCGTGGAAGCTATCTGCGATCATCCTGGCATTGAAGCAGTCTCCTTTGTTGGTTCAACAAAAGTGGCGAAGATTGTTTACCGCCGGGCAACAGGAAACCTGAAACGATGTGTCGCATTGGGTGGTGCGAAGAATCACCTGATCGTAATGCCCGATGCACATCCGGAAATGACGGCTTCCAATGTAACAGCAAGTATGAGTGGTTGTGCAGGGCAACGTTGCATGGCAGCAAGCGCAATGGTGGCTGTGGGTTCCGTTGATCAGATTATCGCAAGGATATGCGACGAAGCCAGAAAAATTGTACCCGGAAAAAACCTGGGCAGTGTGATCAGCAAAGCAGCGAAGGAAAGAATTGAACAATATATTACGGCAGCGGAAGAGGCCGGCGCTGTGGTATTGGTTGATGGCAGAAATGTTAAAGTAGAGGGAAATGAAGATGGTTTTTACGTTGGCCCGACGGTAATCGATCACGTAACAACAGATATGGCAATCGCCAGGGAGGAAGTTTTTGGTCCTGTGCTGGCCATCATTCGTGCCGGTAACCTGGAGGAGGCCATCCATATTGAAAACAATTCTGACTATGGTAATGCGGCTTCCGTTTTTACACAGAGTGGCGGCATTGCCAGGCAAGTGATGGAACGTGCAAGTGCCGGCATGATTGGCGTTAATGTAGGTGTTCCTGTTCCCAGAGAACCATTTTCTTTCGGCGGATGGAATGAGAGCAAGTTCGGTGTATGTGATATCACCGGCAAAAGCTCCATTGAATTCTGGACGAAGCTGAAAAAAACTACCGTGAAATGGAACCCGGAAGAGAAAGTGAATTGGATGAGCTGA
- a CDS encoding tetratricopeptide repeat protein — MKTPAFYLLFFLLSLTAHASNPVADSIKLDLLAAADDTTRIFRYADLSDAYDFDFPDSSFHYARKGLELSRHIGFVKGEARCIYEMGVTLWITGNYVPSLEQLLKALKMQEDINDLPGKAKTMNVIGIVYTEQEDYRKGIDYYFKSKAIFEALKNNERLEIALLNIGDCYEKLNVLDSALFYEEQAYQLALRTHHDINLDGILNNLGNIHAKLGNDSTAMNYYRQSIPYSTAINDYKILSETYYGMSRLFKKVNVSDSCIYYAKKSLEAGKAASNPLNMMNASTLLSEMYEVNNVNDSAFRFYKMSIAFKDLMFDEAKVKQVQALSFAEQIRQQENAIERARQQEERRHNLQLFGIAVFIITFFLVLLLLSRRKTKSRFIESAGLLALLLFFEFITLLTHPLLEEITHNTPVLMLMILVCIAAVLVPTHHAMIRFMKVHLLHKDDEKQR; from the coding sequence ATGAAAACACCGGCATTCTACTTACTATTTTTTCTTTTATCGCTGACGGCACATGCTTCCAACCCTGTGGCGGACAGTATCAAACTGGATCTTTTAGCCGCAGCAGACGATACAACAAGGATCTTCCGCTATGCAGACCTGAGTGATGCGTATGACTTTGACTTTCCTGATTCCAGTTTTCATTATGCCAGGAAAGGTTTGGAACTTTCGCGCCACATCGGTTTTGTAAAAGGGGAAGCACGTTGTATATATGAAATGGGTGTCACACTCTGGATAACCGGTAATTACGTGCCATCATTAGAACAGTTGCTGAAAGCTTTAAAGATGCAGGAGGATATCAATGACCTGCCCGGCAAAGCAAAGACCATGAATGTTATCGGCATTGTGTACACAGAACAGGAGGATTACAGGAAAGGAATTGATTACTACTTTAAATCCAAAGCCATCTTCGAAGCATTAAAGAATAATGAGAGGCTGGAGATTGCCTTACTGAATATCGGAGATTGTTATGAGAAACTGAATGTGCTCGATTCGGCATTGTTCTATGAAGAGCAGGCGTATCAGCTGGCATTGCGTACGCATCATGATATTAACCTCGATGGCATTCTGAACAACCTTGGAAATATACATGCCAAACTGGGGAATGACAGTACCGCAATGAATTATTACCGGCAAAGCATTCCTTATTCAACGGCCATCAATGATTATAAAATTCTCAGCGAGACTTATTACGGCATGTCGCGGCTTTTCAAAAAAGTCAATGTTTCGGATTCCTGTATTTACTATGCTAAAAAGTCCCTTGAAGCAGGTAAAGCGGCATCCAACCCGTTGAACATGATGAATGCCAGCACGCTGTTGTCGGAAATGTATGAAGTGAATAATGTGAATGACAGCGCCTTCCGGTTTTATAAAATGTCGATTGCTTTCAAAGATCTGATGTTTGATGAAGCGAAAGTGAAACAGGTGCAGGCATTGAGTTTTGCGGAGCAGATCAGGCAACAGGAAAATGCAATCGAACGGGCGAGGCAGCAGGAAGAACGCAGGCACAATCTGCAATTGTTTGGGATTGCCGTATTTATCATCACCTTTTTCCTGGTGTTGCTATTGCTTTCTCGCAGGAAAACAAAATCCCGTTTCATTGAGTCTGCAGGCTTGCTTGCCTTGCTGCTCTTCTTCGAATTTATTACGCTGCTCACACATCCTTTGCTGGAAGAAATTACCCACAATACGCCCGTATTGATGCTGATGATACTTGTTTGCATCGCTGCCGTTTTGGTGCCTACACATCATGCTATGATTAGGTTTATGAAAGTGCATCTCCTGCATAAGGATGATGAAAAGCAACGCTGA
- a CDS encoding M4 family metallopeptidase → MCNNRFDPMRCIMPPYIMRKMHQTATNTTETERLTELFHTNRIKADREFIATLPAHQQRILVGAAPIKVEHHSKNKKKKARPVINIYDCRHGYDLPGKVVQRPKNGKFEDPDARKVYDGIYQCWKFYYELYKRDSVDAHGMHFKNTIHYGKRYGNAMWDGKQMIFGDGDGKTFKSFTADLDIIGHEITHALVQFTSNFAYEFQPGALNESYADVFGMLIKQRAMNLTVKESDWLIGGQTMLGRKYALRSMKAPGTAYIGHPYWGDDPQPATMKDYMKLDYTDADDWGGVHWNSGIPNYVFYVTAMNLGGYAWKKAGKIWYEALTKELRYNSTFEDAKKATIRQAVRLFGSGSLEEKAVKHGWKTAHV, encoded by the coding sequence ATGTGTAATAACCGTTTTGATCCTATGCGATGTATCATGCCGCCTTATATCATGCGCAAGATGCATCAGACTGCTACTAACACCACTGAAACAGAGCGGCTGACGGAGTTGTTTCACACCAACCGTATCAAGGCAGACCGTGAATTTATTGCCACGTTGCCCGCGCATCAACAGCGGATACTGGTAGGTGCAGCGCCAATCAAAGTAGAGCATCATTCCAAAAACAAGAAAAAAAAGGCACGGCCTGTAATCAATATATATGATTGCAGGCATGGTTATGATTTGCCCGGAAAGGTTGTTCAGCGCCCTAAAAACGGCAAGTTTGAAGATCCGGATGCAAGAAAGGTATATGATGGCATTTACCAATGCTGGAAATTCTATTATGAGTTATACAAACGCGATTCAGTTGATGCGCATGGCATGCATTTCAAAAACACGATTCATTATGGCAAGCGTTACGGGAATGCTATGTGGGATGGCAAGCAAATGATTTTCGGCGACGGTGATGGTAAGACATTTAAGAGCTTCACTGCTGATCTTGATATCATCGGTCATGAGATCACCCATGCACTGGTGCAGTTTACTTCCAACTTCGCTTATGAGTTTCAGCCCGGAGCGCTGAATGAATCGTATGCCGATGTATTCGGTATGCTGATTAAGCAGCGTGCTATGAACCTGACGGTGAAGGAGTCGGACTGGCTGATTGGCGGCCAGACTATGCTGGGAAGGAAATATGCTTTGCGCAGTATGAAAGCACCCGGTACCGCTTATATTGGTCATCCGTATTGGGGCGATGATCCGCAACCTGCCACGATGAAGGATTATATGAAACTTGACTACACCGATGCAGATGACTGGGGCGGTGTACACTGGAATTCAGGGATTCCCAATTATGTTTTTTATGTAACAGCCATGAATCTCGGTGGATATGCCTGGAAGAAAGCAGGCAAAATCTGGTATGAAGCGCTCACCAAAGAGCTTCGTTATAATTCAACATTTGAAGATGCCAAGAAAGCGACAATCCGGCAGGCTGTGAGGCTTTTCGGAAGCGGGAGCCTGGAGGAAAAAGCTGTTAAACATGGTTGGAAAACTGCGCACGTATGA
- a CDS encoding ATP-dependent Clp protease adaptor ClpS: METEVITIEKTAGPGTAGYAHVILFNDDYHTFDDVICQLILAINCSYKVGEKMAMTVHTEGKCKVFEGAMEECLHVSAVLEAIDLKTEIGFE; encoded by the coding sequence ATGGAAACGGAAGTCATCACAATAGAAAAAACAGCAGGACCGGGCACTGCCGGCTATGCCCATGTTATTCTATTTAACGATGATTACCACACTTTTGATGATGTGATCTGTCAGCTCATTCTTGCCATCAACTGTTCCTATAAAGTGGGCGAAAAAATGGCCATGACCGTACATACCGAAGGTAAGTGCAAGGTGTTTGAAGGTGCGATGGAAGAATGCCTGCATGTCAGCGCCGTGCTGGAAGCCATTGATTTAAAGACGGAGATCGGTTTCGAGTGA
- a CDS encoding META domain-containing protein: MHLRAKSLTLMLLFICARFAPVFAQKNIAMNALYGIYKGTLPCADCPGINYRLSLQHDSTFEESAFYPGRSDTAAISTGTYSVTDLAILQLQGSKFTTGIFQIQPAALQMLDVNGTAINGDLSAHYLLRKVTRSIKNTAADETGIRTVSVNRKKFSQGISFYAAGNEPSWTLDIKQDDEIYFTTSEGLTMDVPFVKAMKTAGTDVASYHSQTTSGVLKIHIQPAGCMDNMSGERYTFSVIIDVKCSGDQEYRHFEGCGNAVPDFDLEGKWYLKNAAAIMPGAKDLQQQLPYVEINPDSLAYAGFAGCNRMAGKITLPDKGAISFEKGAITMMACPYMEQESAFIDALTSCTRYSMNGDEMMLYNAGKDTLSMSKRIPSANLNLRLIDIWVLETMNGKKAEPKSYGVELPRLEINSQFNFTGTTGCNDLSGTITADDHAITLTMQHITKNACSNALIEAAFTEALKSSNTWTIANNRLTLSKNGKALLVFRKAD; the protein is encoded by the coding sequence ATGCATTTACGTGCTAAGTCGCTGACTTTAATGCTGCTTTTTATCTGTGCACGTTTTGCCCCGGTTTTCGCCCAGAAAAACATCGCCATGAATGCTCTGTATGGTATATACAAGGGAACACTTCCCTGCGCAGATTGTCCGGGCATCAACTACCGGCTCAGCCTGCAACATGACAGCACTTTCGAAGAATCCGCATTTTACCCTGGACGCTCCGATACCGCTGCCATATCAACAGGAACATATTCCGTGACTGATCTGGCTATCCTGCAACTGCAAGGAAGCAAATTCACCACCGGGATTTTCCAGATTCAGCCTGCTGCATTGCAAATGCTTGATGTAAACGGAACAGCAATAAATGGTGATCTGTCAGCACATTACCTTTTGAGAAAAGTGACACGCTCCATAAAAAATACAGCTGCTGATGAGACCGGTATCAGAACCGTTTCTGTAAACCGCAAGAAATTCAGTCAGGGCATATCATTCTATGCTGCGGGCAACGAACCATCCTGGACACTTGATATCAAACAAGATGACGAAATCTACTTTACTACATCAGAAGGCTTAACCATGGATGTCCCTTTTGTGAAAGCAATGAAAACGGCCGGTACTGATGTGGCAAGCTATCATTCTCAAACAACATCCGGAGTTCTGAAGATTCATATACAGCCCGCCGGCTGCATGGATAATATGAGTGGTGAACGCTATACCTTCAGCGTGATCATTGATGTAAAATGTTCAGGCGACCAGGAATACCGGCATTTTGAAGGCTGCGGTAATGCAGTGCCTGATTTTGACCTGGAAGGAAAATGGTATCTGAAAAATGCTGCGGCCATTATGCCGGGAGCAAAGGATCTGCAGCAGCAACTACCATATGTGGAAATTAATCCCGACAGCCTCGCCTATGCTGGTTTCGCCGGCTGTAACCGTATGGCCGGCAAGATAACGTTGCCTGATAAAGGTGCCATTAGTTTTGAGAAGGGTGCAATTACGATGATGGCTTGTCCTTATATGGAACAGGAAAGCGCTTTCATTGACGCATTGACAAGCTGTACCCGTTATAGTATGAACGGTGATGAAATGATGTTATACAATGCCGGTAAAGACACGCTCAGTATGTCGAAGCGCATACCATCTGCCAACCTGAACCTCCGGCTGATTGATATATGGGTGCTGGAAACCATGAATGGCAAAAAAGCGGAGCCGAAAAGCTACGGCGTCGAGTTACCACGACTGGAAATAAACAGTCAGTTCAATTTTACAGGCACCACCGGCTGCAACGATCTCAGCGGAACCATCACGGCGGATGATCATGCTATTACATTGACTATGCAGCACATCACAAAAAACGCTTGCAGCAATGCACTGATAGAAGCTGCATTCACAGAAGCACTGAAATCTTCCAATACATGGACGATTGCAAATAACCGGCTAACACTTTCGAAAAATGGAAAGGCACTATTGGTTTTCAGGAAGGCAGATTAG
- a CDS encoding undecaprenyl-diphosphate phosphatase — MTILQSIILAIVEGLTEFLPISSTGHMIIASTIMGINNDDFVKMFEVVIQFGAILSVVVLYWKRFMPGNKSLWQWFEFYLKLLVAFIPSACIGLLFHDYIKQLLGSVTVVAVSMLVGGVILLFIDAVFKSADDAAEKPVTYPMAFMIGLFQVISMIPGVSRSAATIIGGMSQRLSRRQAAEFSFFLAVPTMAAASLLDLLDYYASITTADLVPLAVGFVVAFFVAMVAIKAFVGFLTRHGFKLFGYYRIVVGVILLLLIAMGVNLQML, encoded by the coding sequence ATGACTATTTTGCAATCCATCATCCTCGCTATTGTTGAAGGCCTTACTGAGTTTTTGCCGATTTCTTCCACAGGTCATATGATCATCGCTTCCACCATCATGGGTATCAATAATGATGATTTCGTAAAAATGTTTGAAGTGGTGATTCAGTTCGGCGCCATCCTTTCCGTAGTGGTGCTTTATTGGAAAAGATTCATGCCCGGGAATAAATCCTTATGGCAATGGTTCGAATTTTACCTCAAGTTGCTTGTTGCCTTTATTCCTTCGGCATGCATCGGCCTGCTCTTTCATGATTACATCAAACAATTGCTTGGCAGCGTAACGGTAGTAGCTGTCTCCATGCTGGTGGGAGGCGTTATCCTGCTTTTCATTGATGCTGTTTTCAAATCTGCGGATGATGCAGCAGAAAAGCCTGTCACCTATCCGATGGCATTCATGATCGGACTTTTCCAGGTGATCAGTATGATTCCCGGTGTTTCGCGTTCGGCGGCAACCATCATCGGCGGCATGAGTCAACGATTGAGCAGAAGGCAGGCTGCTGAATTTTCATTCTTCCTGGCAGTGCCAACAATGGCAGCGGCATCGTTGCTCGATTTATTGGATTATTACGCATCCATCACCACGGCAGACCTTGTCCCTCTCGCCGTCGGTTTTGTAGTTGCATTCTTCGTGGCAATGGTTGCCATCAAAGCTTTTGTCGGTTTTCTTACCAGGCACGGATTTAAGTTATTCGGCTACTACCGCATTGTTGTCGGTGTTATCTTGCTCCTGCTCATTGCCATGGGAGTAAACCTGCAGATGTTATGA
- the truB gene encoding tRNA pseudouridine(55) synthase TruB, protein MTLEEIRKGSVLLFDKPFGWSSFDVVNKVKRMTKAKTGHAGTLDPNATGLLILCTGSFTKRIPEFQDTQKEYTGTMILGATTPSYDTEKEIDRRFDTSSVTTEMIYAAIPSFMGEILQSPPNFSAIYVDGRRAYKKARSGHDFEIEKRKVTLFEFEITGIEMPAVHFRIICGKGFYVRSLVNDFGKALNNGAYLSALCRTRIGNYLLQDAWQVDDFTKFVLAAEAKEAGVTESE, encoded by the coding sequence ATGACGCTGGAAGAAATCCGTAAAGGTTCCGTCTTATTATTTGACAAACCATTTGGCTGGTCATCGTTTGATGTAGTGAACAAGGTGAAGCGGATGACGAAAGCCAAGACCGGTCATGCCGGCACCCTTGATCCAAATGCGACGGGGCTGCTGATCTTATGTACTGGAAGTTTTACAAAGCGCATTCCCGAATTCCAGGATACTCAAAAAGAATATACCGGGACCATGATACTGGGCGCTACCACACCAAGTTATGACACCGAGAAAGAGATTGACAGGCGATTTGATACATCATCTGTCACAACGGAGATGATTTATGCAGCCATTCCATCATTTATGGGTGAGATCCTGCAATCACCACCTAACTTTTCCGCCATCTATGTTGATGGAAGAAGAGCTTATAAAAAAGCTCGGTCGGGCCATGATTTTGAAATTGAGAAAAGAAAGGTCACATTATTTGAATTTGAAATTACCGGCATCGAAATGCCGGCGGTACATTTCAGAATTATTTGCGGCAAAGGATTTTACGTTCGTTCGCTGGTAAATGATTTTGGAAAAGCGCTGAACAATGGCGCTTATCTTTCCGCCCTTTGCAGGACACGCATTGGCAATTATCTCCTGCAAGACGCCTGGCAAGTAGATGATTTCACGAAATTCGTGCTGGCGGCGGAAGCAAAAGAAGCCGGAGTGACTGAATCGGAATAG
- a CDS encoding bifunctional riboflavin kinase/FAD synthetase, with protein MIVHKDMAALPAFRNAVITVGTFDGVHHGHQHLIQHIRKRAAEIKGESVLITFDQHPRAVVYPDDPTLRILSTREEKIELLQALKVDHLVFVPFTREFSKLPARDYVDQFLVGKFRPSIIAIGYNHQFGHHRDGNIELLRKLASALKFEVEEISKQMVDEIEVSSTRIRIALTEGDVHTAAQLLGHPYSLCGKVVKGNQLGRKFGYPTANIAVADPFKLIPADGVYAIRATANQQQLDGVASIGFRPTVNGRHRTVEAFLFDFEGDLYDSELKISFVDWLRPEVKFETVDLMIAAIEKDVEQSKSILSQR; from the coding sequence ATGATAGTTCATAAAGACATGGCTGCGTTGCCTGCTTTCCGCAATGCAGTGATCACCGTTGGAACCTTCGATGGCGTACACCATGGCCATCAGCACCTGATTCAACACATCCGGAAACGGGCGGCTGAGATAAAGGGAGAAAGTGTACTGATTACCTTTGATCAGCATCCGCGGGCAGTAGTGTATCCGGATGATCCTACCCTTCGCATCCTGTCTACACGGGAAGAAAAAATTGAATTGTTGCAGGCGCTCAAGGTGGATCACCTGGTATTTGTTCCGTTTACTCGAGAGTTCTCGAAGCTTCCGGCACGCGACTATGTAGATCAGTTCCTGGTCGGTAAATTTCGCCCGTCTATCATTGCCATCGGTTACAACCACCAGTTTGGCCACCACCGCGACGGCAATATCGAGCTGCTCAGGAAGCTGGCTTCAGCCTTAAAATTCGAAGTGGAGGAAATCTCGAAACAGATGGTTGATGAAATCGAGGTGAGCTCAACGCGTATCCGAATAGCGCTTACAGAAGGTGATGTACACACTGCGGCGCAACTGCTCGGCCATCCTTATTCACTCTGTGGAAAGGTGGTGAAGGGCAATCAGCTTGGCCGTAAGTTCGGTTATCCTACTGCCAACATTGCTGTTGCAGATCCTTTTAAACTTATTCCCGCCGATGGGGTTTATGCCATCCGGGCCACAGCTAATCAGCAGCAACTGGATGGTGTGGCAAGCATTGGATTTCGTCCGACAGTCAATGGCCGTCACCGTACTGTGGAGGCTTTCTTATTTGATTTTGAAGGTGACCTGTATGACAGCGAACTGAAGATTTCATTTGTAGATTGGCTGCGCCCCGAGGTTAAGTTTGAAACCGTTGACCTGATGATTGCAGCCATTGAAAAAGATGTTGAACAATCAAAATCAATTCTGTCACAACGATGA
- a CDS encoding TonB-dependent receptor, with product MQQINLLRISLYTVVFVFCYSKISGQDKDSLNAYPLQEVIVTATTTAKDVNATGREVTVITREELQQSGAKTLSSLLSGYTGISVIGSGQNPGMTQTVFMRGTAGNQVVIMIDGIPVSDPSSTNNALDLNELPLSNVEQIEIVRGSHSTLYGSSAVGGAINIITRGKQTTGFHVGAAVNGGIFGSQTSLLEENIFVGYTFSNGIYVNIDGYNNHVNGLDATIDTSTVSADFRSFDRDDFSQQKIGAKLGYAHNDVDVAVAYNFTNAAADYDKAGFKFRSPDVPTTLYDGDSTRIFTQRNFVSCNATYRFNKQFDMQFDGGYSFLHRTSVDDSSLIDAAGTSDHTYANGLYEGAELNNEVLGHYKWKYLMLTAGTGISYETMTSATHYFNSAYAFELVSDLDTLNLHASIFNLFVQTDIDGRLFSPSLKKLNIVAGARYNKHDLYGSTLVYEINPSYLIGQHARLYASYSTGFNAPSLYQLYAPDVYYTSDITRGNPTLQAEYARSVELGIKFFPGKQISCGASFYTSSVQHSIEYVYLWDKNVPVGELGQDFYRDDFRGDTYINAGTQHSWGAAAYCSFPIRKWLMLDANISLMKGNLTYDAAELDTVHTEGNHVQLYSNGAFPVSMVETDGLVRRPSTANLGITLTLLRNATIRLSGRWTGSYNDIYYDYALGPFGALNAVPLKGYFLTDLLMRYRLNEHFGASLKVENLFNTTYTEIRGFTTKGIGMYISLNASF from the coding sequence ATGCAACAAATCAATTTGCTGCGGATTTCGCTATACACCGTTGTTTTTGTTTTCTGCTACAGCAAAATTTCAGGGCAGGATAAAGACTCTCTGAACGCCTATCCTTTGCAGGAAGTAATTGTTACTGCCACCACTACAGCCAAGGATGTGAATGCCACAGGCCGCGAGGTAACAGTTATCACCAGGGAAGAGCTGCAACAAAGCGGCGCAAAAACACTTTCCTCATTGCTGTCAGGCTACACCGGAATCTCTGTAATCGGTTCGGGACAAAATCCGGGTATGACACAAACTGTTTTCATGCGTGGTACCGCCGGAAACCAGGTAGTGATCATGATTGATGGCATTCCGGTCAGTGACCCTTCTTCCACCAACAATGCACTTGACCTGAATGAGTTGCCACTCTCAAACGTGGAGCAGATAGAAATTGTACGTGGATCGCACAGCACATTATATGGTTCTTCTGCAGTAGGCGGTGCCATTAATATAATCACCCGCGGTAAACAGACAACCGGCTTTCATGTGGGAGCAGCAGTGAACGGAGGTATTTTTGGCAGCCAGACTTCATTGCTCGAAGAAAACATCTTTGTGGGGTATACCTTCAGCAACGGCATCTATGTTAATATTGACGGATATAATAATCATGTAAACGGATTGGATGCGACTATTGATACTTCAACAGTATCGGCAGATTTTCGCAGCTTCGACAGGGATGATTTCAGCCAGCAAAAGATTGGAGCGAAGTTAGGTTATGCGCACAATGATGTAGATGTTGCAGTAGCCTATAACTTTACCAATGCGGCAGCAGACTATGATAAAGCAGGATTTAAGTTCAGGTCGCCCGATGTGCCGACGACACTTTATGATGGCGACAGTACCAGGATTTTTACCCAAAGGAATTTTGTTTCCTGCAATGCAACCTATCGTTTCAACAAGCAGTTTGATATGCAGTTTGACGGAGGTTACAGCTTCTTGCATCGTACATCCGTAGATGATTCTTCCTTGATTGATGCAGCCGGCACCAGTGATCATACGTATGCCAACGGACTTTATGAAGGAGCTGAACTGAATAATGAAGTGCTTGGGCATTATAAATGGAAATACCTGATGCTGACTGCAGGTACCGGTATCAGCTATGAGACCATGACATCGGCGACACACTATTTCAATAGCGCCTATGCCTTCGAACTGGTGAGTGATCTTGACACCCTTAATCTGCATGCCTCCATTTTCAACTTGTTTGTGCAAACGGATATTGACGGCAGGCTCTTTTCACCATCTTTGAAAAAGCTGAACATCGTGGCAGGAGCACGTTATAACAAACATGATTTGTACGGAAGCACTTTGGTGTACGAGATCAATCCTTCGTATCTCATCGGGCAGCATGCGAGGTTGTATGCATCCTATTCTACAGGATTCAATGCGCCCTCGCTGTATCAGTTGTATGCACCGGATGTTTATTATACGTCCGATATCACACGTGGTAACCCGACATTGCAGGCAGAATATGCAAGGTCTGTGGAGTTGGGGATTAAGTTTTTTCCGGGAAAACAAATCAGCTGCGGTGCGTCATTCTACACATCAAGTGTTCAGCATTCCATTGAATATGTTTACCTGTGGGATAAGAATGTTCCTGTTGGGGAATTAGGGCAGGATTTTTATCGTGACGATTTCAGGGGTGATACCTACATCAATGCCGGAACACAACACAGCTGGGGTGCAGCTGCCTATTGTTCATTCCCAATACGAAAATGGCTCATGCTGGATGCCAACATCAGCCTTATGAAAGGAAACTTAACCTATGATGCAGCTGAATTGGATACTGTGCACACAGAAGGTAATCATGTGCAACTTTATAGTAATGGGGCCTTTCCTGTCTCCATGGTGGAAACAGATGGCTTAGTGCGCCGGCCCTCCACTGCCAATTTAGGCATCACGCTAACTCTTCTGCGCAATGCAACAATCAGGCTGAGCGGACGATGGACAGGCAGCTACAATGACATATACTATGATTATGCGCTTGGACCATTTGGAGCGCTGAACGCTGTTCCGCTCAAAGGATATTTTCTCACCGACCTGTTAATGAGATACAGGCTGAATGAACATTTTGGTGCATCGCTGAAAGTGGAAAACCTTTTCAATACTACGTACACGGAAATCAGGGGATTCACCACTAAAGGAATTGGAATGTATATTTCGCTGAATGCTTCCTTTTGA
- the rnhA gene encoding ribonuclease HI, producing MQKSKSQPDNIKLFTDGACSGNPGPGGYGYILKWGKHEKEFSEGFARTTNNRMELMAVIKGLEALKFDGMYVTVVSDSKYVVDAVKQGWLFNWEKKGWKKVKNTDLWKKFLPLYHKHKVSFHWIKGHAGHFENERCDELAVQASQQPLLQDDVGYTAAE from the coding sequence ATGCAAAAATCAAAAAGCCAACCTGACAACATCAAGCTGTTTACCGATGGGGCCTGCAGCGGCAATCCCGGGCCGGGCGGATACGGATACATCCTGAAGTGGGGCAAGCATGAGAAGGAATTTTCGGAAGGCTTTGCCAGAACAACCAACAACCGGATGGAACTGATGGCTGTCATAAAAGGACTCGAAGCATTAAAATTTGACGGCATGTACGTCACTGTAGTCAGCGATTCAAAATATGTGGTGGATGCGGTTAAGCAAGGCTGGTTGTTTAACTGGGAGAAAAAAGGTTGGAAGAAAGTGAAGAATACTGATCTCTGGAAGAAATTTTTGCCGCTCTATCATAAACATAAAGTCAGTTTTCACTGGATAAAAGGACATGCCGGTCACTTTGAAAATGAGCGCTGCGATGAACTGGCAGTACAGGCCTCACAGCAACCACTTCTGCAGGATGATGTGGGATATACAGCTGCTGAATGA